The following coding sequences are from one Macrobrachium rosenbergii isolate ZJJX-2024 chromosome 36, ASM4041242v1, whole genome shotgun sequence window:
- the LOC136856528 gene encoding uncharacterized protein — protein sequence MPFFEDRVDEAAAQFLAKPEWEEEIFDLKRDELWFLAEFLKLELPTEIRKGQLLREVLRVAKSDKGTSRKAVVFGETDRGHDISKGEAEEIDELGNNDVSELRLNILSQQARIKELEYKALQLKAEERGKEREHEIRLQMMISNNSNSNSNRFDLMHALKLVPVFNEEDVPDFFISFERIAKKLNWPKDMWTTMLQCKLKGKAQRVYNTLSEDLASDYDTVKSIILRAYDLIPEAYRQKFRNFKKETGMTFVEFARKKEQFLDDWMKSKEADSFDKLKELIVVEEFKRMGSANFAVVDSLPVPNIDILFANDLAVSTECDIFPILTMVDLVNDQKAKNDFLNPIFVMTRSRAREVDLSDVELDSEVIDKQVSDFETIVSSDDDINFQGIDWDAKAFKEAQQNEFRVLEIDDCKDVSKPVFLKENGLIYRASRSLNVPADQVEVVRQLVIPEKYRSRLLYLSHEHNLAGHFGVRKTFQKLAQHFFWPQMRRDIKRHVLSCKVCQLVGKPNQKIPKAPLIPVPSVGEPFGEIVIDVVGPLPRTRGGNEYLLTMVDRVTRFPEAIPLRSIRSEKIVEALVSFFTKFGIPKTLQSDCGTNFTSRFFRKKMSELGVHHVTSSPYHPESQGQVERFHQTLKSVIKKFCIETGNEWDKEVPFALFAIRSVPNETLGFSPFDLVFGHSVHGPLEVVREHWEGEAPEVNVLDYVSGLQEKLRKAWAFAQQNLFRSQAVMKANYDVGTKVRVFKAGDRVLVLLPLPGNPLKAQFSGPWKVLRKLNDVNYLIETPTKRRKSRICHVNMLKQFVDRKTEEVDSVEVDPISLVNAEVVDPMVNEKMSINPDTLCSNTDILNNISIKFQHLDSEKSESLIGLIDRYRDLFQEAPGRTTILEHDVDIGDSKPIKQCPYRLHPLKRNIVQEEVRYMLDHDLIEPSCSPWSSPVVLVKKEGGQHRLCFDYRKVNAVTKTDSFPLPRVEDCIDRVGSAKFITKLDLLKGYWQIGLSPRARQISAFVTGDGLYECKVMPFGMKNAAATFQRLMNRITQELEGCIVYIDDLIIFSDDWETHLKRLEALFQALRKAGLVVNLKKAILLKQRSFILAMKWVWGKVAPKRANVEAVTDFPCSPEQKRVRRF from the exons ATGCCGTTCTTTGAGGATAGGGTAGACGAAGCGGCAGCGCAGTTCTTGGCTAAGCCAGAGTGGGAGGAAGAAATTTTTGACCTTAAGCGTGATGAACTATGGTTTTTGGCTGAGTTTCTTAAGTTAGAATTACCTACAGAAATAAGGAAGGGTCAGTTATTGCGTGAGGTCCTTAGAGTAGCTAAGAGTGACAAGGGTACTTCAAGGAAAGCCGTAGTATTCGGTGAGACAGATCGAGGTCATGACATTAGCAAAGGGGAGGCAGAGGAAATAGATGAACTAGGTAACAATGACGTGAGTGAGTTGAGGTTAAATATCCTATCACAACAAGCGAGGATTAAAGAGTTAGAATATAAAGCATTACAGTTGAAGGCAGAAGAACGCggtaaagaaagagaacatgagatTAGGTTACAAATGAtgattagtaataatagtaatagtaattctAATAGGTTTGATCTAATGCATGCTTTAAAGTTAGTCCCAGTGTTCAATGAAGAGGATGTTcctgattttttcatttcatttgaacgTATTGCTAAGAAATTAAACTGGCCTAAGGACATGTGGACCACTATGCTCCAGTGTAAATTGAAGGGTAAGGCTCAGAGAGTTTATAACACTTTAAGCGAAGACTTAGCATCCGATTATGACACTGTAAAATCAATCATTCTTAGAGCTTATGACTTGATCCCGGAAGCATACCGACAAAAGTTTCGAAATTTCAAGAAAGAGACCGGTATGACTTTTGTTGAATTCGCTAGGAAAAAGGAACAGTTTCTCGATGATTGGATGAAGTCAAAAGAAGCGGATTCTTTTGATAAGTTGAAGGAGTTAATTGTAGTTGAGGAATTTAAGAGAATG GGAAGTGCAAATTTTGCTGTAGTGGACTCTTTACCAGTACCTaacattgatattttgtttgcaaatgaTTTGGCGGTAAGCACCGAGTGTGACATATTTCCTATTTTGACTATGGTTGATCTGGTTAAtgatcagaaagctaaaaatgattttttgaatcCTATTTTTGTTATGACACGATCTCGAGCTAGAGAGGTTGATCTCTCAGATGTGGAACTCGATTCTGAGGTTATAGATAAACAAGTGTCGGACTTTGAGACGATAGTTAGTAgtgatgatgatattaattttCAGGGCATCGACTGGGATGCGAAAGCTTTTAAGGAAGCACAGCAGAATGAGTTTAGGGTGTTAGAAATTGATGATTGTAAAGATGTCTCTAAACCTGTGTTTTTGAAGGAGAATGGTTTAATCTACAGGGCTAGTAGGTCACTAAATGTACCCGCTGATCAGGTAGAAGTAGTGAGGCAGTTAGTAATACCAGAAAAATATAGAAGTAGGTTATTGTACCTTAGTCATGAACATAATCTTGCAGGGCATTTTGGGGTACGGAAGACTTTCCAGAAGTTGGCGCAACATTTTTTCTGGCCCCAGATGCGTCGTGATATTAAAAGGCATGTGCTCTCGTGTAAGGTGTGCCAGCTCGTGGGGAAGCCAAATCAGAAAATCCCTAAGGCACCACTTATCCCAGTGCCTTCAGTCGGAGAGCCTTTCGGGGAGATAGTGATAGATGTAGTGGGCCCACTTCCGCGGACGCGtggaggaaatgaatatctgttgacgatGGTTGATAGGGTGACTCGTTTCCCTGAGGCAATCCCTCTGAGAAGTATAAGGAGTGAGAAGATAGTAGAGGCTTTGGTTAGTTTCTTCACGAAATTCGGTATTCCTAAGACCTTACAGTCTGATTGTGGCACAAATTTTACGAGCAggtttttcagaaagaaaatgtcCGAGTTAGGGGTTCACCATGTAACCTCATCTCCCTATCACCCAGAGAGCCAAGGGCAGGTGGAACGGTTTCACCAAACGCTGAAATCGGTGATTAAAAAGTTTTGTATTGAAACTGGTAACGAATGGGATAAAGAGGTCCCATTCGCACTGTTTGCTATTCGTTCGGTACCAAATGAAACTCTGGGGTTCTCTCCTTTTGATCTTGTGTTTGGCCATAGTGTGCATGGTCCCCTTGAAGTAGTGAGGGAACATTGGGAAGGGGAGGCTCCCGAAGTTAATGTGTTGGACTATGTGTCTGGTTTGCAAGAAAAGTTAAGGAAAGCTTGGGCCTTTGCTCAACAAAACCTGTTCAGAAGCCAAGCTGTAATGAAGGCTAATTACGATGTTGGGACTAAGGTTCGGGTATTTAAGGCCGGGGACCGTGTGCTTGTGTTACTACCTCTTCCAGGTAACCCTCTCAAAGCACAGTTTTCTGGACCGTGGAAAGTACTAAGAAAATTGAATGACGTAAATTATTTGATTGAGACGCCCACTAAAAGGCGCAAGTCTAGGATATGTCATGTTAACATGCTGAAACAGTTTGTTGATAGGAAAACAGAAGAGGTAGATTCAGTAGAAGTAGATCCAATTTCTTTGGTTAATGCAGAAGTAGTAGATCCAATGGTTAATGAGAAAATGTCTATTAATCCTGATACTTTGTGCAGTAATactgatattttgaataatatttctattAAGTTTCAACATTTGGACTCTGAGAAATCAGAATCTTTAATTGGTTTAATTGACAGGTACAGAGATTTATTTCAGGAAGCACCGGGTAGAACAACTATTCTGGAACATGATGTGGACATAGGAGACTCGAAACCTATTAAACAATGTCCATATAGGCttcatcctttaaaaaggaacatTGTGCAGGAGGAGGTTAGATACATGCTTGACCATGATTTAATTGAACCTAGTTGTAGCCCCTGGAGTTCTCCGGTGGTGTTAGTTAAGAAAGAAGGTGGTCAACACCGCCTCTGTTTTGATTATAGAAAAGTTAACGCAGTGACGAAAACGGATTCCTTCCCTTTGCCTAGGGTAGAGGATTGCATAGACAGAGTCGGATCAGCCAAATTTATTACGAAACTCGACCTTTTGAAAGGCTATTGGCAGATTGGTCTTTCACCAAGGGCTAGACAAATTTCAGCTTTTGTAACTGGCGACGGCCTTTATGAATGCAAAGTCATGCCGTTTGGAATGAAGAATGCGGCCGCTACATTCCAAAGGCTAATGAACCGTATTACACAGGAGTTGGAAGGTTGTATCGTTTATATTGACGATTTGATTATATTTAGTGATGACTGGGAGACGCACCTCAAAAGACTGGAGGCCTTGTTTCAGGCGCTAAGGAAGGCTGGTCTCGTTGTGAATCTGAAGAAAGCGATTTTGCTCAAGCAAAGGTCATTTATCTTGGCCATGAAGTGGGTATGGGGCAAAGTTGCTCCCAAGAGAGCAAATGTAGAAGCAGTAACAGATTTTCCCTGCTCCCCAGAACAGAAGAGGGTTAGACGTTTTTAG